One Zeugodacus cucurbitae isolate PBARC_wt_2022May chromosome 3, idZeuCucr1.2, whole genome shotgun sequence genomic region harbors:
- the LOC105209705 gene encoding eukaryotic translation initiation factor 3 subunit K has protein sequence MSHMVKMENGQSQTIQEMLGCIERYNPDHLKTLEAYVEDQAKNNTYDLEANLAVLKLYQFNPHMLNFDITYTILLKCLTNLPHTDFVMAKCLLLPQQMKDGTVQTIIDLADILERTDFTLFWQRAEVNRSLFRHISGFHDSIRKFVCHVVGITFQTIRKDLLKELLGGVEDSTLEQWIKKYGWKHQGNLIIIAVQDEKIKTKNITEKIEFDNLGGLMAQCL, from the exons ATGTCGCATATGGTTAAAATGGAAAACGGCCAAAGTCAAACCATACAAGAAATGTTAGGATGCATTGAACG GTACAACCCGGATCATCTTAAAACTCTGGAAGCTTATGTCGAAGATCAAGCTAAAAATAATACCTACGATCTGGAAGCAAATCTGGCAGTGCTCAAGCTTTACCAGTTCAACCCACATATGCTGAACTTCGATATCACATACACAATACTGCTGAAGTGTTTGACAAACCTGCCACATACAGATTTTGTTATGGCCAAATGTTTATTGTTGCCACAACAGATGAAGGATGGCACCGTCCAGACCATAATCGATTTGGCCGATATATTGGAGCGCACAGATTTCACATTGTTTTGGCAGCGTGCTGAAGTAAACCGCTCGCTGTTTCGCCACATTTCTGGTTTCCATGATTCCATACGTAAATTCGTATGTCACGTTGTTGGAATCACCTTCCAAACTATCAGGAAAGATTTGTTAAAGGAACTGCTCGGAGGAGTTGAGG ATTCCACACTTGAGCAGTGGATAAAGAAGTATGGCTGGAAACATCAAGGAAACTTAATTATAATTGCTGTTCAAGATGAGAAAATCAAGACGAAAAATATAACCGAAAAGATTGAGTTCGATAACTTGGGTGGATTGATGGCTCAATGCTTGTaa